TAGATGTAGGACGTTATTATAACCGTGTCCCCATGAGCTTCGGCCGTTACAAAGAACCTGCTCTGGTTGTACTGCTTTGCGAAAGGCCTGGGATAGCTCAGAAGGGTCGCATTTTCAGGGAGCCTCACGATGAAGGTGTTGTTTATATCGATTGCAAAGGGGAGACCCGTGTCCGGGATGGCAAGAGTTGCATAGCCCCTCGTTGGGTCGACCTGAACCTCCCAATAATCACCGTAGGAATAGTATTTGGCGAAGTTGAGGGCTATGGCGTTGAAGACAATGGTAATGTTGTCGCCGCTCTCTATTCCATAGGATTTTATGCTCTCGTTGACGAGCTGCATGCCGGACTGGGTAAGGCCCTCAACGTACCTCTTGAGCTGTTCCTGTTCAAACTTTTTGATGGCCTCCTCAACGGTCATATTGCTCTGGTTGGTCTCGTTGAGTATCATCTCGATCTGCTTCGCGATTTCATCCTTCGGTTCAGTCCAGACAACCTTCATGGTTATGTTGGCGCTCCCGTTAGGGAAAACCTGAATTGTGAAGACGAAGTCTTGCTTGTAGGTCTTCGGCTGGAAATCCCCCGCAAGCCCGAAGTTCTGGCCGATGAGAGGGGTCAGCAGAATCGCGGCAAGAAGCACCGCCAGCACTCGCTTCATTACACATTACCTCCATTCTATCTGTGCTGGTAGTTAGCGCCACTTTGGAGTATTTAACTTTATCCCAGAGAGGCCAGAAGAGAGGGTCATCTAAAACTGGGAAAAAGTGAGAAGGGCAGAGAGTTCAGCTCGTCCACTTGGAAGAGTCCAGTTCTCCTTCCGTCTTGGCAACAATGGTCGTTCCTGCCAGGTCGCCGGTGACGTTTACCATCGTCCTGCCCATGTCAAGTATTGCGTCGATTCCGAGTATCATGGCATAGGCCAAAGCTACTGGACTTCCCTCAACGAGTTCGAGGCCGACGCTCTGGAGCACCATGGCCAGCATTATGGCTCCCGCACCCGGAACGCCAGCGGTTCCAATCGAGGCGAGTACAGCTGTGAGGATGACCACGAGCTGCTGCTCAAGCGTCAGCGGCTGGCCTATTGCGTTCGCAACGAAGAGCACCGTGACACCCTGGTAGAGCGCCGTTCCGTCCATGTTTATCGTTGCGCCAAGCGGCAGGGTGAAGGAAAATATGCCCTTGTCAACGCCCATCTCTTCCTCGGCAACGCGCATTGTAACTGGCAGCGTTCCACTGGAACTCCTGGTAACAAAAGCAGTAATCATAGCGTCCTTGGCCTTCTTAAGGAACTTAAACGGGTCGATGCCAAAGACCTTGAGCAGGACACCGTAGACCAAGAGTATCTGGAGGATGAGGCCAAGGTAAACCGCTACGACAACCTTAACGAGCGGTCCGGCGACGTTCGGGCCGAACTGGCCGATGACGTAGTAAATCAGAGCAAAGACACCTATTGGAGCGTACTGCATGACACCAGCGACTATCTTGTACATCGCCTCGGCGGCGGCATCCATAACTCTGAAGAGCGTCTCAGCTGAGCTTCTGATCCTTTCATCTTCACTGTTCATGAGGTAGCTGATAGCTATTCCAAAGACTATGGCGAAGAATATTGTGGGCAGAACCTGACCGCTCGAAAGTGCTGCGAAGGGGTTGGTCGGGACGATGTTGAGGAGCGTCTGGACGAGCGACGGAGCCTCTGCCTCTATAGCCTTTCCAGCGCCGGTTCCCAGGTCTATTCCGGTTCCAGGTTTGAAGATGTTGCCCATCAGCAGTCCAAAGAACACCGCAAAGGCTGAGGTGACCAGATAGTAAACGATTATCTTGACGCCCACCCTTCCGAGCCGCGCTGGGTTGATGCTGGCGGCGCCGACTATTAGCGAGAACAGTATTATCGGCATCACGAGCATCTTCAGCAGGCGTATGAAGAGGTCTCCGAGCGGCTTGAGCGTCGCTGAATACCCCGGAAGGAGCAGACCCAAAACAACACCTAAAATAAGGCCCGCGAGGATTTTATGTAAAACCGGAATTTCAAGATAGGTTTTCAGCAGCCCCTTCCCCACTGACTTCACCCCCTATCTTTGAGCGCCAAATGGCACTAATGTATTTCTAGGGGCATTATATTAATGTTTTGTTGTACAAAGTTGGCATTTTGTCAAAGGAATGTGTTATCATGAAGCCCATGGAAACACCTTGACGAACCAAGGGCCACAGCAACTCGCATCCGCTGATTTGGCAACACAATCCAAGGGCAGCACTCATATACGAATTCTTCCTCTCTCTGAACCTAAACGAAGCGCAGGGAAACGTCACCGTAAAGAACCCTCACCCTACCCCCCGAGGTCTCTAGGATGAGCGCCCCATCGTCGTCTATATCAACGGCTTTCCCTACAAGCTCGATCCCCTCTTCAATGACTTTAACTTCCCTGCCCAAGACAAGGCTCCTCTCCCTCACGGCGGAGATTATCTCCCCATATCTCCCCTCAAGGAAGACTGTGTACCAGCCATCAAGACGCTCAATTAGAACGCGCAGGACTTCGTCCAGCTCGGCCCTCCGGCCCAGAACGGCCTTCATGGAAGTTGCCATCCCCTTCAGCTCCTCCGGAATCTCGTTGTTCACGTTGAGGCCTATCCCGAGGATAACGAACTCCCCGATCCTCCCCTCAGTAAGAACTCCGCAGATTTTTCTCCCGTTTATCCAGACGTCGTTGGGCCATTTTATGCCCGCTTCAATTCCGAATTTCCAGAGAGTATCGACAACGGCCAGGGCTCCGATGAAGACGAGCTTGGGAAGGTGCTTGGGCTCAGCCTCAGGCTTCAGGATTACGCTCATCCAGAGGCCTCCCTCTGGGGAAGCCCAGGTGCGGCCTTTTCGCCCTTTTCCGGCGGTCTGTCTGTCCGCCACCACCACTGTTCCCTCTGGCTCGTTGAGAGCGATGAGCTTGGCGTACTCATTGGTTGAATCTACTTCAGGAAGGTGGACTATTTTACGGCCGATAAGTTTACTGCCCGGTCCTGGCATCAAACCACCGGCGGAACTTCTCATCCTGGACTTAAACAACTTTCCATCAAGGAAAACCTTAAATCCCCCAAACTATATATCACTCTCGGTGATTAGTATGGATGCATACCAGAGTGTTGGGATTAGGAGAAGACTGAAAAGGTTCTTCCGCAGAAACGGAAGGGCGCTCATATTTGCGATGGACCACGGCTTCGAGCACGGACCGACAGATTTTGAGGAGCACTGGGAGCACGTGAACCCGAAGATAATCATCAGAAAGGTTATGCGCGCCGGCGTTGACGGCGTCATGATGCTCCCCGGCCTCGCCAGGTTCGCCGGCGACGAAGTGAAGCCTGACAGAGGATTGATGATAAAGCTCACCAGCAAGACCAACCTCAGACCAAAAGATGAGCAGCTCCTCCAGAGCCAGCTCGGCTACGTTGAGGATGCCATCAAACTCGGCGCCGACGCCATAGCGGCGACTGTTTACTGGGGTAGCCCGCAGGAGGACGTTATGATGCGCCAGTTCGCCGAGATAGCGAGCTACGCCCACGACATGGGCTTCCCGGTTGTGCAGTTCGCCTATCCGCGCGGCCCGTACATCAACGAGAAGTACGGCAAAAAGGAGGACTACCGTGTTGTTATGTACGGCGCGAGGGCGGCCGTTGAGAGCGGTGCGGATATGATAAAGACCTACTGGACTGGCTCGAAGGAGACCTTTGCCAAGGTAGTCGATGCCGCAGCGGGAGTCCCAGTCCTTCTGAGCGGCGGCGCTAAGACGGAGAATCCAGTTGACTTCCTCAGGGTGGTTTACGACGTCATCGAAGCTGGAGGGGCCGGTGCCGTAGTTGGCAGAAACATCTTCCAGCGCGAGAATCCAGAGCCTCTCATCAAGGCCCTTATCAGGGTCATTCACCGCAATGAAGAGCCGGAAGAGGCTGCCAAGGCTGAGGGGCTTCTCTGAACCCCTTCTGCTCATTCTTTTCGACGTTTGTCGTGATATATCTCCTCTAACGTCGGAACTTTTTTAAGGCAACTAACGTTTAGGTGGGCATATACTAA
Above is a genomic segment from Thermococcus sp. LS1 containing:
- a CDS encoding dicarboxylate/amino acid:cation symporter — translated: MGKGLLKTYLEIPVLHKILAGLILGVVLGLLLPGYSATLKPLGDLFIRLLKMLVMPIILFSLIVGAASINPARLGRVGVKIIVYYLVTSAFAVFFGLLMGNIFKPGTGIDLGTGAGKAIEAEAPSLVQTLLNIVPTNPFAALSSGQVLPTIFFAIVFGIAISYLMNSEDERIRSSAETLFRVMDAAAEAMYKIVAGVMQYAPIGVFALIYYVIGQFGPNVAGPLVKVVVAVYLGLILQILLVYGVLLKVFGIDPFKFLKKAKDAMITAFVTRSSSGTLPVTMRVAEEEMGVDKGIFSFTLPLGATINMDGTALYQGVTVLFVANAIGQPLTLEQQLVVILTAVLASIGTAGVPGAGAIMLAMVLQSVGLELVEGSPVALAYAMILGIDAILDMGRTMVNVTGDLAGTTIVAKTEGELDSSKWTS
- a CDS encoding biotin--[acetyl-CoA-carboxylase] ligase; the protein is MPGPGSKLIGRKIVHLPEVDSTNEYAKLIALNEPEGTVVVADRQTAGKGRKGRTWASPEGGLWMSVILKPEAEPKHLPKLVFIGALAVVDTLWKFGIEAGIKWPNDVWINGRKICGVLTEGRIGEFVILGIGLNVNNEIPEELKGMATSMKAVLGRRAELDEVLRVLIERLDGWYTVFLEGRYGEIISAVRERSLVLGREVKVIEEGIELVGKAVDIDDDGALILETSGGRVRVLYGDVSLRFV
- the fba gene encoding class I fructose-bisphosphate aldolase, coding for MDAYQSVGIRRRLKRFFRRNGRALIFAMDHGFEHGPTDFEEHWEHVNPKIIIRKVMRAGVDGVMMLPGLARFAGDEVKPDRGLMIKLTSKTNLRPKDEQLLQSQLGYVEDAIKLGADAIAATVYWGSPQEDVMMRQFAEIASYAHDMGFPVVQFAYPRGPYINEKYGKKEDYRVVMYGARAAVESGADMIKTYWTGSKETFAKVVDAAAGVPVLLSGGAKTENPVDFLRVVYDVIEAGGAGAVVGRNIFQRENPEPLIKALIRVIHRNEEPEEAAKAEGLL